One Trichoderma atroviride chromosome 7, complete sequence DNA segment encodes these proteins:
- a CDS encoding uncharacterized protein (EggNog:ENOG41) — translation MRRLPAWFVRSGTSTGLLFNRASLPPIHSQWQPILAPAMGSPDPIYGRQLNGMGSGISSTSKVVVIGPPPSGSGSTSGHGSGVGPNVDAEFTFVQVGIRDGSLDLAGTCGNMSAIVGPAAWDMGIVPPSRIPSLVSYDEATHSRWATMRILNTNTSKIVVSHFKLEGDPLMYNPQGNYAMDGVPGTQSPITLSFLDPAGAKTGRALPTGNPIDELTLADGSTVQVSLVDVSNPGVFVTTSSLGLDDATAANLTPAIVEVDITLKTRLEEIRRAGALAMGLDPKIESVPKVVMLLPPSARKTSQIDIQCLAMSMGQAHKAAPLTLSLCLGAASQLSGTIAAELIGGEKKDVIRIGHPSGVVDVGTAVRNGKIEEAKLLRTARVLMKGDVFY, via the coding sequence ATGCGCCGTCTCCCTGCCTGGTTCGTCCGCAGCGGCACCTCCACCGGCCTCCTCTTCAACCGCgcctctctccctcccatccacagccaatggcagcccaTTCTCGCTCCCGCAATGGGCTCCCCTGATCCCATCTACGGCCGCCAGCTCAACGGCATGGGCTCCGGCATCTCCTCCACGTccaaagtcgtcgtcatcggaCCTCCGCCGTCTGGCTCCGGCTCAACGTCCGGCCATGGCTCCGGGGTGGGGCCGAACGTTGACGCCGAGTTCACGTTTGTCCAGGTCGGCATCCGGGACGGCTCTCTGGATCTCGCCGGCACATGCGGCAACATGTCAGCCATCGTCGGCCCGGCCGCCTGGGACATGGGCATCGTGCCGCCGTCTCGTATTCCCTCTCTCGTATCCTACGATGAAGCCACTCACTCCCGTTGGGCAACTATGCGGATTCTCAATACAAATACGTCCAAGATCGTCGTTTCTCACTTCAAGCTTGAAGGGGACCCTCTCATGTACAATCCGCAGGGGAACTATGCTATGGACGGTGTCCCTGGGACGCAATCCCCCATCACGCTCAGCTTCTTGGATCCCGCGGGCGCAAAGACAGGAAGGGCCTTGCCCACGGGAAATCCCATCGATGAATTAACGCTTGCAGACGGAAGCACCGTCCAGGTGTCGCTGGTGGACGTCAGTAACCCCGGAGTCTTCGTCACAACATCAAGTCTAGGCCTCGACGATGCAACAGCTGCAAATCTCACTCCCGCCATAGTCGAGGTAGATATCACCCTCAAAACACGCCTCGAAGAGATCCGTCGAGCCGGTGCCTTGGCAATGGGCCTCGATCCCAAAATCGAGAGTGTTCCCAAGGTCGTCATGCTGCTGCCCCCGAGCGCCAGGAAGACTTCCCAGATCGACATCCAGTGCCTCGCCATGTCCATGGGCCAGGCGCACAAGGCCGCTCCCCTGACATTATCGCTGTGCCTAGGCGCAGCATCTCAGCTCAGCGGGACAATTGCTGCAGAGCTCATaggcggcgagaagaaggatgttATCAGGATTGGGCATCCGAGCGGCGTGGTGGACGTGGGTACGGCAGTGAGGAATGGCAAGATTGAAGAGGCGAAGCTGCTACGGACGGCGCGGGTGTTGATGAAAGGAGATGTATTTTATTGA
- a CDS encoding uncharacterized protein (EggNog:ENOG41), protein MAAQQQRQKDIEELEQLNLKYLNSDQTSDVATYETFLDPGFTASLQDAKIYNREEFLDMISKPRPFTELKSHDVNIGIFGDGNVALVRARMSFRNLEGKVCYGRYTDEYQRQNGKWICIGANVICNEK, encoded by the coding sequence ATGGCAGCTCAACAGCAGCGACAAAAGGATATTGAAGAGCTCGAGCAGCTAAACCTGAAATACCTCAACAGCGACCAAACTTCCGATGTTGCAACTTATGAAACATTCCTCGACCCAGGCTTCACAGCAAGCCTTCAAGACGCAAAAATCTACAACCGAGAGGAATTTCTCGACATGATCTCAAAGCCTCGGCCGTTCACCGAGCTGAAGAGCCACGATGTCAACATTGGCATCTTTGGTGACGGCAACGTTGCGCTTGTCAGGGCGAGAATGAGCTTCCGCAATCTGGAGGGCAAGGTGTGCTACGGAAGATACACGGATGAATACCAGCGCCAGAATGGAAAATGGATTTGCATTGGGGCGAATGTCATCTGCAACGAGAAATAG
- a CDS encoding uncharacterized protein (EggNog:ENOG41), with product MSRTEHHQMIQQQRLPIQPPFSSPYSNLLVTEYFSILDLAPFTGLRLGATTLSFFTKDPSNIIRALSSSVPGSQKFLSFIFPRYGQALTLSLAVDCIVVKVQQMIMDVGSTFAHNIVLRQHTRVLECIQQDLNDRSQWMSSETLCAIQLLGLFDLINNASLQSWLCHVAGASRLIEQRGARNFKSDFDLAILTAQIGPIITEAILDNRHCFLTDESWKTVICESILSDEYFYNYRDIVTCLWTHLVWGPNHFKLATDMISAMEAPTPQEYTALIKDMISHNESLLCLTDLLQQRLAAADNRSEIVPGSKGSQVNPLEIEGTLIICRLMKLRLLFALDPARFSAMEAESQNLASQVMYFDEQLGQEKEGRIMGGLFMSQTTWIARATIETYDVWKTEVGSEGMIAKWKFEAWCCAMGRRINV from the exons ATGTCGAGGACTGAGCACCATCAGATGattcagcagcaacggcTCCCAATACAGCCGCCATTCTCGTCCCCTTACTCTAATCTGCTTGTAACCGAGTACTTCTCCATACTAGACTTGGCACCTTTCACTGGGCTGCGTCTAGGAGCCACTACactctccttcttcaccaaagACCCTTCAAACATCATTCGAGCATTGTCTTCGTCCGTTCCAGGGAGCCAAAAGTTCTTATCATTTATCTTCCCACGATACGGTCAGGCTCTTACTTTAAGCCTCGCTGTGGACTGTATTGTGGTGAAGGTTCAACAAATGATAATGGATGTTGGGAGCACCTTTGCTCACAATATTGTGTTGCGCCAGCATACCAGAGTTCTTGAGTGCATCCAGCAAGACTTGAACGACAGGAGCCAGTGGATGAGCTCTGAGACATTGTGTGCAATACAGTTGCTAGGGTTATTTGAT CTGATCAATAATGCCAGCCTTCAGTCGTGGTTGTGCCACGTCGCGGGTGCTTCAAGGCTGATTGAACAGCGTGGTGCTCGGAATTTTAAATCCGACTTTGATCTGGCCATTCTCACAGCACAGATTGGCCCTATA ATTACGGAAGCGATTCTTGACAACAGACATTGCTTTCTTACAGACGAATCTTGGAAGACGGTCATTTGCGAGTCTATTCTCAGCGATGAGTATTTCTATAATTACCGAGATATCGTAACTTGCTTATGGACGCATCTTGTCTGGGGTCCAAACCATTTCAAATTGGCGACTGATATGATCTCAGCAATGGAGGCTCCAACACCCCAAGAGTACACTGCTCTCATTAAGGATATGATAAGCCACAATGAGAGCTTGCTATGTTTGACGGATCTTTTACAACAacggcttgctgctgcggacAACAGAAGCGAGATTGTGCCTGGCTCCAAAGGATCGCAAGTAAATCCGTTAGAGATTGAGGGAACTTTGATCATATGCCGTCTAATGAAGTTGCGACTTCTGTTCGCCTTGGACCCAGCCCGATTTTCTGCCATGGAAGCCGAGAGCCAGAATTTGGCTAGTCAAGTCATGTACTTTGACGAACAATTAggtcaagaaaaagaaggcaggATAATGGGGGGATTGTTCATGTCACAAACAACGTGGATAGCGAGGGCCACTATAGAAACGTATGATGTGTGGAAAACTGAGGTGGGGAGTGAAGGGATGATTGCGAAATGGAAGTTTGAGGCGTGGTGTTGTGCTATGGGAAGAAGAATCAATGTCTAG